Proteins encoded in a region of the Haloarchaeobius salinus genome:
- a CDS encoding halocyanin domain-containing protein, with product MSRQGTCTRRTALRALGVGAGLAATGATATAQEQPTFDGWLENVGNYDGVVDETGADSVTVQVGSQANGGAFGFSPPAIRVDPGTEVVWEWTGDGGVHNVLPDDGSWGSELVDQAGHTYSRTFEEAQVVKYYCEPHEGMGMKGVVVVGDAGPSGGDGGGGGQQSFEEPDYGGWFDDVDNYESTANETGSEGVTVQVGSQANGGAFGFSPPAIRVDPGTEVVWEWTGDGGVHNVLPDDGSWGSELVDEAGHTYSRTFEEPGIHKYYCEPHRGMGMKGAVVVTGDGGTDESADEGWSEPTAQPRPVGESSIEPLELAFVGGFGSLLLFPALVGIAMALGSDGRPDDEPGERN from the coding sequence ATGAGCCGACAGGGTACCTGTACGCGGCGGACCGCACTCCGGGCACTCGGCGTCGGGGCCGGGCTCGCGGCGACCGGCGCGACCGCGACCGCACAGGAGCAGCCGACGTTCGACGGGTGGCTGGAGAACGTCGGTAACTACGACGGCGTCGTGGACGAGACCGGCGCGGACAGCGTGACGGTGCAGGTCGGGAGCCAGGCCAACGGCGGCGCGTTCGGCTTCTCGCCGCCCGCCATCCGGGTCGACCCCGGCACCGAGGTCGTCTGGGAGTGGACCGGCGACGGCGGCGTCCACAACGTCCTTCCCGACGACGGTAGCTGGGGCTCCGAGCTCGTCGACCAGGCCGGCCACACCTACTCCCGGACCTTCGAGGAGGCCCAGGTCGTGAAGTACTACTGCGAACCCCACGAGGGCATGGGCATGAAGGGCGTCGTCGTGGTCGGCGATGCCGGCCCGTCCGGCGGAGACGGCGGTGGCGGCGGCCAGCAGAGCTTCGAGGAGCCGGACTACGGCGGCTGGTTCGACGACGTCGACAACTACGAGTCGACCGCGAACGAGACCGGCAGCGAGGGCGTGACGGTGCAGGTCGGGAGCCAGGCCAACGGCGGCGCGTTCGGCTTCTCGCCGCCCGCCATCCGGGTCGACCCCGGCACCGAGGTCGTCTGGGAGTGGACCGGCGACGGCGGCGTCCACAACGTCCTTCCCGACGACGGTAGCTGGGGCTCCGAGCTCGTCGACGAAGCGGGCCACACCTACTCCCGGACCTTCGAGGAGCCCGGCATCCACAAGTACTACTGCGAACCCCACCGTGGGATGGGGATGAAGGGTGCCGTCGTCGTGACCGGCGACGGCGGCACCGACGAGAGCGCGGACGAGGGCTGGAGCGAGCCCACCGCTCAGCCCCGTCCCGTCGGCGAATCCAGTATCGAGCCCCTCGAGCTCGCCTTCGTCGGTGGGTTCGGCTCGCTGCTGCTGTTCCCGGCGCTCGTCGGGATCGCGATGGCGCTCGGCTCGGACGGCAGGCCGGACGACGAGCCGGGCGAGCGGAACTGA
- a CDS encoding VanZ family protein, translated as MTRLDRRRAWRWGPAVAWAAVVLVASLVDPPGAATASTRPFGVLPADKWQHGLAYAVLGGLVARALERTTLQAALLAVALAVAVGFGVELCQSFVPWRTASLGDGAANAVGAVVGVAGWRIAAKRSPRPWERS; from the coding sequence GTGACTCGACTCGACCGCCGACGCGCGTGGCGCTGGGGGCCGGCGGTCGCCTGGGCGGCCGTCGTGCTCGTCGCCTCGCTCGTCGACCCGCCGGGTGCGGCGACGGCGTCGACCCGGCCGTTCGGCGTCCTACCGGCCGACAAGTGGCAACACGGGCTCGCCTACGCGGTGCTGGGTGGACTGGTCGCGAGGGCGCTGGAGCGGACGACGCTGCAGGCGGCACTGCTCGCGGTCGCACTCGCCGTCGCCGTCGGCTTCGGCGTGGAGCTGTGCCAGTCGTTCGTCCCGTGGCGGACGGCCTCGCTCGGCGACGGGGCGGCGAACGCCGTCGGCGCGGTCGTCGGCGTCGCCGGCTGGCGAATCGCGGCGAAAAGGTCTCCCAGGCCCTGGGAACGCTCGTAA
- a CDS encoding GIY-YIG nuclease family protein, translated as MAGGTYTLLVELDHPVTVDVGALGEVALESGWYGYTGSALGSGGFSRLDRHREVAAGERDVRHWHVDYLLGHDAATVRGDVRTPEDVECAVARRLSDAVAGFGCTDCDCTSHLTRADDGATLRAAVADAHRAASDGV; from the coding sequence ATGGCCGGCGGAACCTACACACTGCTCGTCGAACTCGACCACCCCGTCACGGTCGACGTCGGTGCCCTCGGCGAAGTGGCGCTGGAGTCGGGCTGGTACGGCTACACCGGGAGCGCGCTCGGCAGCGGCGGGTTCTCGCGACTCGACCGGCACCGCGAGGTCGCGGCGGGCGAGCGCGACGTGCGCCACTGGCACGTCGACTACCTGCTCGGTCACGATGCGGCGACGGTCCGGGGCGACGTCCGTACCCCCGAGGACGTGGAGTGCGCCGTCGCCCGTCGGCTCTCCGACGCCGTCGCTGGCTTCGGTTGCACGGACTGCGACTGCACCAGCCACCTGACCCGCGCCGACGACGGGGCGACGCTCCGTGCCGCCGTCGCGGACGCACATCGTGCCGCCAGCGATGGGGTTTGA